In Colletotrichum higginsianum IMI 349063 chromosome 3, whole genome shotgun sequence, a genomic segment contains:
- a CDS encoding Endoribonuclease L-PSP, with product MARRNISSGSAFETQIGYSRAVVSDDFVFVSGTTGYNYQTSAISADVVEQTEQAMQNIAAALAEAGAQIEDVVRVRYILPDRRDFQKTWPVLQKYFGEVRPAATMVQAGLMEDAMKIEIEVTAKKGGVGQ from the exons ATGGCCAGACGAAACATCAGCTCGGGGTCCGCCTTCGAGACGCAAATCGGCTACTCCCGTGCCGTAGTCTCGGACGATTTTGTTTTCGTGTCCGGTACCACAGG TTACAACTACCAAACCAGCGCCATCTCcgccgatgtcgtcgagcagaCGGAGCAAGCGATGCAGAACATCGCcgctgccctcgccgaggctgGTGCCCAGATCGAGGACGTCGTACGCGTGCGCTACATCCTCCCGGACCGGAGAGACTTCCAAAAGACCTGGCCCGTCCTCCAAAAGTACTTTGGCGAAGTGAGACCCGCGGCCACCATGGTTCAGGCCGGGTTGATGGAGGATGCGATGAAGATTGAGATCGAGGTGACGGCCAAAAAAGGTGGTGTTGGTCAGTAG
- a CDS encoding SAP domain-containing protein, with protein MSAPSSFLGYVSDENRDDEAQSQTKSTPRRKPKYLQYPPDVPRLTRLGLCTYGVNTGPVADDADLTKLTVPMLKEQLAMREMPDNGKKKELMERLRGWRTYKPETVAIREAPENHAFGPISQKASASGEKRFWANPEEKGHISATKKAMQESMYIIKQQDNYDGSLGFTVDVRGSGSDAYQVKVGGKTSCTCSSINYRPKSNCKHIIFVLTHVLHAPAELLPQRTLFREELTKLLDRAPKVRFTAAEASTDTSMSDGVPKSKDGKCCPVCFKDIGKAQTVCCAKCGNHTHSSCFDVYAEEHSGWGVNCAVCQGDWSPAAV; from the exons ATGTCGGCCCCGTCCTCTTTCCTGGGCTATGTCTCGGACGAGAACCGGGACGACGAAGCCCAGAGCCAGACCAAGTCGACACCCCGGCGAAAGCCCAAATACCTGCAGTACCCTCCGGACGTGCCCCGTCTCACGCGTCTTGGTCTTTGTACTTATGGTGTGAACACGGGACCggttgctgatgatgccGACTTGACCAAGCTTACAGTCCCCATGCTCAAAGAGCAGCTCGCCATGAGGGAGATGCCCGACAAtggcaagaaaaaggagcTGATGGAGAGGCTGAGGGGCTGGAGGACCTATAAGCCCGAGACTGTTGCCATCAGGGAGGCACCCGAAAACCATGCCTTTGGTCCCATCTCCCAGAAGGCCAGTGCTAGTGGAGAAAAACGCTTCTGGGCCAACCCGGAAGAGAAAGGTCACATCAGCGCCACCAAAAAGGCTATGCAGGAGTCGATGTACATCATCAAGCAGCAGGACAACTATGACGGCTCGCTGGGATTTACTGTCGACGTTCGTGGATCGGGCTCCGATGCCTATCAAGTCAAGGTTGGCGGAAAGACTTCCTGTACCTGCTCGAGCATT AACTACCGGCCCAAGAGTAACTGCAAGCATATCATTT TCGTCCTGACGCATGTTCTCCATGCCCCGGCCGAGCTGCTCCCCCAGAGAACCCTCTTTCGTGAAGAACTCACTAAGCTTCTCGACCGCGCGCCCAAGGTACGCTTTACCGCGGCCGAGGCAAGCACCGACACCTCTATGTCAGATGGCGTCCCCAAGTCGAAGGACGGCAAGTGCTGCCCGGTCTGCTTCAAGGACATTGGCAAAGCGCAGACAGTCTGCTGCGCCAAGTGTGGCAACCACACGCACTCTTCCTGCTTTGATGTGTATGCAGAGGAGCACAGCGGCTGGGGTGTCAATTGTGCCGTTTGCCAGGGCGACTGGTCGCCAGCGGCTGTCTAA
- a CDS encoding Chromatin remodeling complex subunit — MLLPLGMGSFGMGSANPAGSSNSNSYATRLRPRSRPPSAPVTPKKTSKTASKKGAAATPRNQGLPAHIGSTRTPSGAQTAARAGNMSTQTGKFREDQVLIICPGSQTTMAQLGCGELTPPIHRIPTRMFKDAETDEWRPFHTFKRKRADANGALAIDGPRTEEDEYEWVEDTDSTEGAIYPLKGGRIVNMEAFLAFLDHVHSMLTTTYHNTPIMLMASPQWCRPDIETLARYIFEKTRTPALCMIHSGIATQYGLKWPALTVVDIGYEKVDVTCIHEGRVVNHGELGAPNPERFISGGEMFTRKLLEKLKDKDFTYDMAEQLKKSHICEVLPYAPNAPDLVELPTTQTAGIPSGALIPEAAALAEPAARPVLPSSIEEELEEKVADEGVLDVATIVTSGNARDFLAKKEKEKQKGGRKAKIVQEPEAAKQIRLPNSKRTHNTFHFEEVVMEEVQPPKPEEPKPEEPKPEEPKPEEPKPEATGEPKKEEPVATTETKDVEMTDGPKLVDGAASAPTDGEVRPAETSDPAAPATAPETNGVSAQPAATSNDAVAATNGASQPPQLQAKRVRRDIEVGLERFTFADRGEIDRIVTTIYRTVQGIEDMYMRPACWDNLVFVGNGSRLRGLKDNVLQTLLARHLISPSTATMFTSELPSNLATPTGTGAQTPTGSFTGAPHQLPANAVAGSSGVNPLLQAATTASAQNQGTPGPSGSGDAATGTHSGHHFHSQTPTSIKLATLPTYLSEWNKNGFEEAMFLGAQVAARIAFCQHNLDMAGLEAQRQASLSRVDYNELGPKGVRTHSMLK, encoded by the exons ATGTTACTGCCCCTGGGAATGGGTAGCTTTGGCATGGGCAGTGCCAACCCAGCTGGCAGCTCCAACTCCAATTCTTACGCGACCAGACTCCGGCCGCGATCCCGCCCGCCATCTGCCCCAGTTACGCCCAAGAAGACCTCCAAGACAGCTTCCAAAaaaggcgccgccgcgactCCACGGAACCAAGGCCTTCCCGCGCATATCGGATCGACGAGAACTCCCAGCGGCGCTCAGACAGCTGCGCGCGCCGGCAACATGTCGACCCAAACGGGCAAGTTCCGCGAGGACCAGGTCCTCATTATCTGTCCCGGCAGCCAGACAACCATGGCCCAGCTGGGATGCGGCGAGCTAACCCCGCCCATCCACCGTATCCCGACGCGCATgttcaaggacgccgagacggacgagtGGCGGCCCTTCCACACCTTCAAGCGCAAGAGGGCCGATGCCAATGGCGCGCTCGCCATTGACGGTCCGCgcaccgaggaggacgagtACGAGTGGGTTGAGGATACGGACTCGACCGAAGGCGCCATCTACCCGTTGAAAG GCGGCCGCATTGTAAACATGGAAGCTTTCCTTGCCTTTCTCGACCATGTTCACAGCATGCTTACGACCACGTACCACAACACCCCGATCATGCTCATGGCGTCACCTCAATGGTGCCGCCCCGATATCGAGACTCTCGCGCGCTACATTTTCGAGAAGACCCGGACGCCCGCCCTCTGTATGATCCACAGCGGCATTGCTACTCAGTACGGCCTCAAGTGGCCCGCCCTCACCGTGGTCGACATTGGCTACGAGAAAGTCGATGTCACCTGCATACACGAGGGTCGCGTTGTCAACCACGGAGAGCTCGGCGCGCCCAACCCGGAACGCTTCATCTCTGGCGGAGAAATGTTCACGCGCAAgctgctcgagaagctcaaaGACAAGGACTTCACTTACGACATGGCCGAACAGCTGAAGAAGAGCCACATCTGCGAGGTCCTTCCTTATGCGCCCAACGCCCCCGACCTCGTGGAGCTTCCGACGACCCAGACGGCCGGCATTCCGTCCGGTGCGCTTATCCCTGAGGCGGCTGCACTCGCCGAGCCCGCTGCGCGACCTGTTCTTCCTAGCAGCATCGAAGAAGAGCTGGAGGAGAAGGTGGCCGACGAAGGTGTTCTCGACGTTGCCACGATCGTCACAAGTGGAAACGCGCGTGACTTCCttgccaagaaggagaaagagaagcAAAAGGGCGGCAGGAAGGCCAAGATCGTACAGGAACCCGAGGCCGCGAAGCAGATCCGCCTGCCCAACTCGAAGCGAACCCACAACACGTTCCACTTTGAAGAAGTGGTCATGGAGGAGGTACAGCCGCCCAAGCCCGAGGAACCCAAGCCTGAGGAACCCAAGCCCGAGGAACCTAAGCCAGAGGAACCTAAGCCCGAGGCCACTGGTGagcccaagaaggaggagcccGTCGCCACGACCGAGACCAAGGACGTGGAGATGACGGACGGTCCCAAGCTCGTAGACGGCGCCGCTTCTGCGCCTACCGACGGTGAAGTTCGACCTGCCGAGACCTCTGACCCCGCAGCCCCTGCAACGGCTCCGGAGACGAATGGAGTAAgcgcccagcccgccgccacTTCGAATGATGCTGTCGCTGCTACCAACGGCGCGTCCCAACCCCCCCAGCTGCAGGCCAAGCGCGTCCGTCGCGACATCGAGGTTGGTCTTGAGCGCTTCACCTTCGCCGACCGCGGCGAGATCGACCGCATCGTAACCACCATCTACCGTACTGTGCAGGGCATCGAGGACATGTACATGCGCCCCGCGTGCTGGGAcaacctcgtcttcgtcggcaaCGGCTCGCGTCTGCGTGGCCTCAAGGACAACGTTCTCCAGACCCTCCTGGCCCGCCACCTCATCTCCCCCAGCACGGCCACCATGTTCACCTCGGAGCTGCCCTCCAACTTGGCCACGCCTACGGGCACCGGAGCGCAGACCCCCACGGGCTCCTTCACGGGCGCCCCGCACCAGCTCCCGGCCAACGCTGTCGCAGGCTCCTCCGGCGTCAACCCCCTTCTGCAGGCCGCCACGACTGCCTCGGCCCAGAACCAGGGCACGCCCGGCCCCTCGGGAAgtggcgacgccgccaccggcacccATTCCGGACATCACTTCCACAGCCAGACACCCACGAGCATCAAGCTCGCCACCCTGCCGACGTACCTGAGCGAGTGGAACAAGAACGgcttcgaggaggccatgttcctcggcgcccaggTCGCCGCGCGCATCGCCTTCTGCCAGCACAACCTCGATatggccggcctcgaggctcAGCGCCAGGCAAGCCTGAGCAGAGTTGATTACAA CGAGCTCGGTCCCAAGGGCGTTCGCACTCATTCCATGCTTAAGTAA
- a CDS encoding LAS seventeen-binding protein, which translates to MQRVSSFLPSWEARRRSNASTTSNGRSSIVTASSVKSPLEKVFRWSSKPPAPLTTAALASTTSRIGREAFWPATLDAECDRSARILKSFCSVPDGFLAPLDDLSNTIDANAEPKTPARVFKKIPSRIIQNAAGIAIFTCMRSGLWMTGSGGSGILIARKADGTWSPPSGIILHTPSLSFIMGIDIYDCVLVINNIAALESLITKPTVTLGEDIGLTAGPLVALESTETENRWKDLDNTVLTYMKARGQTQNVNLNGCILTERANENEKFYGTNVTAMDIAAGNVSRHVDETRPLFEVIKEAEGRIDADQAILKKLSALPAPGDAMIETPRSSRSSPASPKTPFGIPLADDPDPYGVLALEMAGLEIREAGTRLRPTSNQFEFHPAPSSPAFSRFRQSGETFTTKSNRGSLMSTKTSRTKMSEAWTQSNPTGTPYTSPSQSQSQSEDGASVNSLPVLKEPEEPEEVDYTKIDFTPLRQISGSHSIEGTVVTDSDDHLRTDASTMDDTATKASSVYTKDDASVTTKQDDDKVDVQNVEQDGDADDEDDDVDDDDEEPVIFEVAAVQPAARTAVLAAPIHAKGALVTIPKRIPPPLPARSPMRTSHASKSDIGDVSHLHSPLQSSFTPSPRQSIDSSSVRSTSDKIPSITETAPAMSDVEKLENTDSGVTEKFQANDVSDSKTHAAQELEQATPMAPGAFPDEEEFMTPLDIPLREEAASIDSGRMAPKAVDAV; encoded by the exons ATGCAACGGGTCTCGAGCTTCCTTCCGTCGTGGGAGGCCAGGAGGAGAAGTAACGCTAGCACAACGAGCAATGGCCGAAGCAGTATCGTCACCGCAAGCAGCGTCAAGTCCCCCCTCGAAAAGGTCTTTCGCTGGTCTAGCAAACCTCCTGCGCCGctcaccaccgccgccctcgcctcgaCCACTTCCCGCATCGGCCGCGAGGCTTTTTGGCCCGCCACCCTCGATGCCGAATGCGACCGATCTGCTCGCATATTGAAATCGTTTTGCT CTGTCC CCGACGGCTTCCTGGCACCCTTAGATGACCTATCCAATACTATTGACGCCAACGCCGAACCCAAAACGCCGGCACGCGTTTTCAAAAAGATACCCTCTCGCATAATACAAAATGCTgccggcatcgccatctTCACCTGTATGCGATCTGGTTTGTGGATGACCGGATCGGGCGGCTCAGGCATTCTCATCGCCCGCAAAGCCGACGGCACATGGTCGCCACCCTCGGGCATTATTCTGCACACACCCTCACTTAGCTTCATAATGGGCATTGACATATACGACTGTGTCCTGGTAATCAACAacatcgccgcccttgaATCATTAATAACTAAACCGACCGTTACGTTGGGAGAGGACATTGGTCTCACCGCCGGACCGCTCGTAGCACTGGAGTCAACCGAAACCGAAAACAGGTGGAAGGACCTCGACAACACTGTTCTGACCTACATGAAGGCTAGGGGTCAGACACAAAACGTCAATTTGAACGGCTGCATTCTGACCGAGCGAGCAAACGAAAACGAAAAATTCTATGGCACCAATGTGACCGCCATGGATATTGCCGCAGGGAACGTGTCGAGGCACGTAGACGAGACACGCCCGCTATTTGAGGTCATCAAGGAAGCCGAGGGAAGGATCGACGCTGACCAGGCCATTCTGAAGAAGCTGTCAGCATTGCCGGCACCTGGAGATGCAATGATAgagacgccgagaagctcgagaagctcgccgGCTTCGCCCAAGACTCCTTTTGGCATCCCTCTAGCGGACGATCCGGACCCATACGGTGTTCTCGCGTTGGAGATGGCGGGGTTGGAAATCCGAGAGGCCGGCACACGCCTGCGGCCCACGAGCAATCAGTTTGAGTTTCACCCGGCTCCGTCAAGCCCGGCTTTCTCAAGGTTCCGGCAGAGTGGTGAGACGTTCACGACCAAGAGCAATAGAGGCAGTCTGATGTCTACTAAGACGAGTCGTACTAAAATGTCCGAGGCATGGACGCAATCCAACCCGACGGGCACGCCATACACCTCGccgagccagagccagagccagagcgAAGACGGAGCCTCGGTCAATAGTCTTCCTGTCCTGAAGGAACCGGAAGAGCCAGAGGAAGTGGACTACACCAAAATCGACTTCACTCCGCTGAGACAGATCAGCGGGAGCCACTCAATAGAGGGAACCGTAGTGACAGATAGTGACGACCATTTGCGAACCGACGCCAGCACCATGGATGATACGGCTACCAAGGCCTCCAGCGTTTACACCAAGGACGATGCCAGCGTAACCACCAAACAGGATGACGATAAGGTCGATGTACAGAACGTGGAGCAagatggcgacgccgacgatgaggatgacgatgttgacgacgacgatgaagaacCCGTCATCTTTGAGGTTGCCGCTGTGCAGCCCGCAGCCCGCACCGCCGTTCTGGCCGCCCCTATTCACGCCAAGGGTGCGCTGGTGACCATTCCCAAGAGAATCCCCCCGCCCTTGCCCGCGAGGAGCCCCATGAGGACCTCCCATGCCAGCAAGAGCGATATCGGGGATGTCAGCCATCTCCACAGCCCTCTTCAGTCTTCTTTCACTCCTTCACCCAGACAGTCGATCGACTCATCCTCCGTCCGAAGCACATCAGACAAGATCCCGTCGATTAcggagacggcgccggccatgTCCGACGTTGAGAAGTTGGAGAACACCGATTCTGGCGTGACTGAGAAGTTTCAGGCAAACGATGTATCTGATTCCAAGACACATGCTGCCCAGGAGCTGGAGCAAGCGACGCCGATGGCACCTGGGGCCTTCCCGGATGAAGAGGAATTCATGACTCCTCTCGACATTCCGCTGAGGGAAGAAGCTGCGAGCATCGACTCGGGACGCATGGCTCCGAAAGCAGTCGACGCCGTATGA